One window of Bactrocera tryoni isolate S06 chromosome 2, CSIRO_BtryS06_freeze2, whole genome shotgun sequence genomic DNA carries:
- the LOC120768462 gene encoding uncharacterized protein LOC120768462, with protein MCLKEVQAMKQRVIKQALVYMICKDNLPLSWVEKSGLKKLMSVICPRYKVPSRTTITGLMEQRYPTTKAIVKQKLSEINNIALTSDILTLMNSTRSFIVVTAHFLNTANNCTPESEHEMVTLTARRMYQAHTADYIKECFENITDEFSIEKGCILSITTDGGANMVAAVKKFLEDGKRIPCIAHLLNLIVDGATRDNPPVLQIANRVKAIVT; from the exons ATGTGTTTGAAAGAAGTTCAGGCTATGAAA cAGAGGGTCATAAAACAAGCTTTGGTCTACATGATTTGCAAAGACAACTTGCCTCTATCTTGGGTGGAAAAATCAGGATTGAAAAAATTGATGAGCGTCATTTGTCCACGCTATAAGGTTCCATCACGAACTACA ATAACGGGCTTAATGGAACAACGATATCCCACTACCAAAGCcattgtaaaacaaaaactaagtGAGATAAATAATATTGCTTTAACAAGTGATATATTAACTCTCATGAACTCGACACGAAGTTTCATCGTAGTAACAGCGCATTTTCTTAACACAGCAAATAACTGCACTCCTGAATCTGAACATGAGATGGTGACATTGACAGCACGAAGAATGTATCAG GCACACACTGCTGATTATATAAAAGaatgctttgaaaatattaccGACGAGTTTTCAATAGAAAAGGGTTGCATCTTATCAATTACCACTGATGGTGGTGCTAACATGGTTGCTGCAGTGAAGAAATTTTTGGAAGACGGAAAAAGAATTCCTTGCATCGCACATTTGTTGAATTTAATAGTGGATGGCGCAACAAGAGATAATCCACCAGTTCTTCAAATTGCCAATCGTGTCAAAGCCATTGTAACATAA
- the LOC120767814 gene encoding uncharacterized protein LOC120767814 → MTTNDPTVTIRDAADEAQNTASIVAMSSCKLPQFWSIQPRLWFVQVEAVLQVARITNDASRYNQIVSALDTDAMLQLADFLQNPPETDKYAKLQDEILKQFSESSDRQLQRALTEVQLDDKKPSQLLRQLRILMGDRVSEDLLRIKWLAPLTSRCLKLLRDAPPDELAEVADELMENQARHSVMATHHQPAQAAHRGDKFENTLLPSMAKDLSGLKLAIADLVTCIKDQGITRDRPQPASGRFQQSSSKEEPASDKKKFCYYHRLYGPRAKKCENPCTFDSSAEN, encoded by the coding sequence ATGACCACAAACGACCCAACTGTGACCATCAGGGACGCCGCCGATGAAGCCCAGAACACTGCATCAATTGTAGCTATGTCCAGCTGCAAACTGCCGCAGTTCTGGTCCATTCAGCCTCGTTTGTGGTTTGTTCAGGTTGAAGCAGTGTTACAGGTGGCCCGTATAACGAATGACGCATCACGTTACAATCAAATCGTTAGTGCTTTGGACACTGATGCTATGTTACAGCTAGCGGACTTCTTGCAGAATCCACCAGAGACCGACAAGTACGCGAAGCTGCAGGACGAGATATTGAAGCAGTTTTCAGAATCCAGCGACCGCCAGCTTCAACGAGCGCTTACGGAGGTTCAACTCGATGATAAAAAGCCTAGCCAGCTCCTGCGCCAGCTCAGAATTCTCATGGGCGACAGGGTCTCAGAAGACTTACTGCGTATAAAATGGTTGGCACCATTAACCAGCCGGTGTCTCAAACTACTCAGAGATGCCCCTCCAGATGAGCTTGCTGAAGTTGCAGACGAGCTAATGGAAAACCAGGCTCGTCATTCCGTTATGGCTACACATCACCAGCCTGCCCAGGCAGCACACAGGGGCGATAAATTCGAAAATACTCTGCTCCCCAGCATGGCAAAGGACTTGTCAGGCCTTAAACTTGCCATAGCCGACCTGGTGACCTGTATCAAGGACCAGGGAATTACTCGAGACCGACCCCAACCTGCATCTGGCCGTTTCCAGCAGTCATCATCGAAGGAAGAGCCAGCCTCAGACAAAAAGAAGTTCTGCTACTATCACCGTCTCTATGGGCCCAGAGCCAAAAAGTGCGAGAATCCTTGCACCTTCGACTCATCGGCGGAAAACTAA
- the LOC120767821 gene encoding LOW QUALITY PROTEIN: uncharacterized protein LOC120767821 (The sequence of the model RefSeq protein was modified relative to this genomic sequence to represent the inferred CDS: inserted 2 bases in 1 codon; substituted 1 base at 1 genomic stop codon), which produces MPQTSEKQKLVNFIIEEAASNILLHLDAIFSAWIAANCPTDDFGGRIDRWHVDTGVEIGAIGDAAFDGAAGEKGKHCELNVVCIIKNFNITENIWRIQVYWVQQTNKRFSTWILSIKPSEIVVPSPSSGGHADIIQKLNAIETRLTAIEKSLTDKMPVKAEVQAQSKLLRKCRVIAAKTHHSISRITGDLEDEHYVELASKLPMSSEEHVRFVEDKLSQKESTDAMMRLILKSKGAKGSVDGVLRGLFXDDVXPLFPDKDKSSICGELRRFVALSHNRFKQKKHKLRAKLI; this is translated from the exons atgccaCAAACTTCTGagaaacaaaaacttgttaattttataattgaagAAGCTGCTTCTAATATATTACTACATTTGGATG CAATTTTTTCTGCTTGGATAGCCGCCAATTGTCCAACGGATGATTTCGGAGGACGAATTGACCGTTGGCATGTTGACACCGGTGTGGAGATCGGTGCGATCGGAGATGCGGCATTTGATGGCGCAGCAG gagaaaaaggtaagcattgtgaattgaatgttgtgtgtataattaaaaattttaatattacagaaaacATTTGGAGGATTCAAGTATATTGggtacaacaaacaaataagaga ttttcgacGTGGATCCTATCAATCA AACCATCAGAAATTGTGGTACCGTCACCATCGTCTGGCGGCCATGCAG aTATAATCCAGAAGCTGAATGCTATTGAGACCCGTCTCACTGCCATTGAGAAGTCCCTAACAGACAAA atGCCAGTGAAGGCCGAGGTGCAGGCGCAAAGTAAATTATTGCGCAAATGCCGCGTCATAGCGGCAAAGACGCACCATTCAATTAGCCGCATCACCGGTGATTTGGAGGACGagcattacgtggagctcgctTCGAAACTGCCCATGTCATCGGAAGAGCACGTGCGCTTCGTGGAAGACAAACTTTCCCAAAAGGAAAGCACGGATGCTAtg atgcGGCTAATATTGAAATCAAAGGGCGCAAAAGGCAGTGTGGACGGCGTACTTCGTGGTTTGTTTTAAGACGATGT ACCATTATTTCCTGACAAGGATAAAAGCAGTATATGTGGGGAGCTCCGGAGATTTGTGGCCTTAAGCCACAATCGTTTTAAACAGAAGAAACATAAACTAAGGGCTAAACtaatataa
- the LOC120767824 gene encoding leukocyte receptor cluster member 8 homolog, whose amino-acid sequence MSDAVAAPLIPQLQEMQQQQQHNGVNTNASNPQQWYSNPWYANQQYQQQYSQYYQYYMRYGLQQQQSQQNSNAPPGFSNLVSQHTDKSLPPLPSGPPPPPPITPGNNQLQGNQKGFGGIRFNLNQQKRLANAPNPLQNSNSPMNTSTFQNNAGNTGMNATTMNNIIGSGKKKRKRNKKQNPLQQQQQAAFDAHFENLNTSQQMIGNFVNTSLPPPTIPPPISADLSKPPPPIMPYNNFNVNSAIDVNKSGETKSLTNHVSSVEAPNKKISLFNNPNDAWPESLNSYVARCYAKCATDLDKDQVDICLKGKIMAAANRNELWTRDWDNEPVPSVHSERNNIQMQLYNQKNKQQQSQEQIKDTQNYKQQHNQSCQKQSTQQKNLKGISRSLNARLGQRNSFGGDKRTSRDSRSRSRSPHSNKYRKRSTRSRSCSPISSPRRKSCRSSSSESSDRRSSDNFIPFNPSSKKTQKANSSKRSKHVKGANSKSKLPFYSSSIGGAVDDDTTRLQQRAARFSQGSKKSVISVASSPFVVSKQQKQKKLVNSLGGRMYMDIESTGGFETGLDLFDLHIVGTCRDLEKSFLRLTKAPLPSEVRPIEVLAHSLQNVKQKWRDNQDYYYACDQLKSIRQDLTVQGIRDKFTVEVYETHARIAMEKGDHEEFNQCQTQLKMLYTEVGASVNSLEFTAYRILYYIFTKNTLDTTTVLRSIKQTQRDNPAIAHALAFRSAWALGNYCKLFQLYKAAPLMAGHLIDWFIDRERKCALRTIIKAYRPSIGIDYVSNLLAFGSKEKCKEWLETFGMPMIGTESDHIDCKEVGRIRIVIFLEAGGNGNYLDNSMTSMRQDFSCGCR is encoded by the exons ATGTCGGACGCTGTAGCTGCACCACTAATACCTCAACTGCAAGagatgcagcaacaacaacaacataatggCGTTAATACTAATGCTTCGAATCCTCAACAATGGTATTCCAATCCTTGGTATGCTAAtcaacaataccaacaacaatatagTCAATATTATCAATACTACATGCGATATGGATTACAACAGCAGCAGTCTCAACAAAACAGTAATGCACCACCTGGCTTTAGTAATTTGGTAAGTCAACATACCGATAAAAGTTTGCCACCATTACCATCTGGTCCACCGCCTCCACCGCCAATAACCCCTGGTAACAATCAGTTGCAAGGTAATCAAAAGGGTTTTGGTGGAATACGATTCAACTTGAATCAACAGAAGCGTTTAGCGAATGCTCCAAACCCGTTACAAAATTCAAATTCCCCGATGAATACTTCAACTTTCCAAAATAATGCGGGTAACACCGGTATGAATGCTACAACCATGAACAACATAATTGGCAGCggtaaaaaaaaacgtaaacgtAATAAGAAACAGAatccactacaacaacagcagcaggcTGCTTTCGATgctcattttgaaaatttgaatacGAGTCAACAAATGATCGGAAACTTCGTTAACACATCTTTACCACCACCTACAATCCCTCCTCCTATATCTGCAGATTTATCGAAACCGCCTCCTCCAATCATGCCGTATAATAATTTCAATGTGAATAGTGCTATTGATGTTAATAAATCGGGCGAAACAAAATCTCTTACTAACCATGTCAGTTCTGTTGAAGCACCGAATAAGAAAATAAGTCTATTTAATAATCCAAATGATGCTTGGCCAGAGTCTTTAAACAGTTATGTAGCTCGTTGCTATGCTAAATGTGCTACCGATTTGGATAAGGACCAAGTTGATATATGTTTGAAAGGAAAAATTATGGCAGCTGCTAATCGTAATGAGCTTTGGACTCGCGATTGGGACAATGAGCCAGTACCGAGTGTTCACAGTGAAAGAAACAATATCCAAATGCAGCTGTACAATCAGAAAAATAAGCAACAACAGTCACAGGAACAAATAAAAGACACACAGAATTATAAACAGCAACACAATCAAAGTTGCCAGAAACAATCAACACAACAAAAGAATTTAAAAGGTATATCACGTAGCTTAAACGCTCGTCTAGGTCAACGGAACTCGTTTGGTGGTGACAAGAGGACATCAAGGGATTCTAGGAGTCGTTCACG CTCTCCACATTCAAATAAATATCGCAAGCGAAGTACTCGTTCACGTTCGTGTAGTCCCATATCAAGTCCGCGCCGAAAAAGCTGTCGCAGTTCTAGTTCGGAATCTTCTGACCGGCGATCTTCCGATAATTTCATTCCTTTTAATCCCTCTAGTAAAAAGACACAAAAAGCTAATAGCTCGAAAAGAAGCAAACATGTTAAAGGCGCCAATTCTAAATCTAAATTACCCTTTTATTCGTCCTCTATCGGTGGGGCGGTTGATGATGACACCACTCGTTTGCAACAGCGCGCAGCACGTTTTTCTCAAGGATCGAAAAAATCGGTTATCTCGGTAGCAAGTTCCCCTTTCGTTGTTTcgaagcaacaaaagcaaaaaaaattggtaaatagTTTGGGCGGGCGTATGTATATGGATATTGAATCGACGGGTGGTTTTGAAACAGGTTTGGATTTATTCGATTTACATATAGTAGGTACATGTAGGGACTTGGAAAAGTCATTTCTTCGACTAACCAAGGCGCCGTTACCATCGGAAGTGCGGCCCATTGAGGTGTTGGCGCATTCGCTGCAAAATGTGAAACAAAAATGGAGGGACAATCAGGATTATTATTATGCATGTGATCAGCTTAAATCTATACGTCAAGATTTGACA GTACAAGGTATTCGTGATAAGTTCACAGTAGAAGTATATGAAACACATGCACGTATTGCAATGGAAAAAGGTGATCATGAAGAGTTCAATCAATGTCAGACACAATTAAAAATGCTTTATACGGAAGTGGGAGCTAGTGTGAATTCATTGGAATTTACAGCATATCGTatattgtactatatatttacaaaaaatacctTGG acACAACTACTGTTCTACGCTCAATAAAACAAACCCAACGTGATAATCCAGCTATTGCTCATGCCCTAGCCTTTCGGTCGGCTTGGGCTCTGGGCAACTACTgcaagttattccaactttacAAGGCCGCGCCTCTGATGGCGGGACATTTAATTGACTGGTTTATCGATAGAGAACGCAAGTGTGCATTACGCACTATTATTAAAGC TTACCGACCATCTATTGGCATTGACTATGTTTCGAATTTACTTGCTTTTGGaagtaaagaaaaatgcaaagaGTGGTTAGAGACATTCGGCATGCCAATGATTGGTACTGAAAGTGATCATATTGATTGCAAA GAAGTTGGCCGTATAAGAATTGTAATTTTTCTGGAAGCGGGTGGGAACGGCAATTATTTGGACAACAGCATGACATCAATGCGGCAAGATTTCAGTTGTGGCTGTCGCTAA
- the LOC120768367 gene encoding voltage-dependent anion-selective channel, with protein sequence MAPPSYPDLGKQARDVFSRGYHFGLWKLDCKTKTPSGIEFNTAGHSNQESGKVFGSLETKYKVKDYGLSLTEKWNTDNTLFTEVSVQDKLLEGLKLAFEATFAPQSGNKTGKFKAAYGHENVKVDSDVNVDLNGPLINASAVLGYEGWLAGYQTAFDTQNNSLKTNNFALGYAAKDFVLHTAVNDGQEFTGSIFQKCTPKLDVAVQLSWTSGGNNTKFGLGGKYLIDDDISVRAKVNNASQVGLGYQQRVRDGITVSLSALIDGKNFNAGGHKIGVALELEA encoded by the exons ATGGCTCCTCCATCATATCCTGATCTTGGCAAACAAGCCCGCGATGTCTTCAGCAGAGGTTACCATTTTGGCCTATGGAAGTTGGATTGTAAGACAAAGACACCCTCTGGTATTGAGTTCAACACAGCCGGGCATTCCAACCAGGAGTCTGGCAAAGTATTCGGATCACTGGAGACAAAATATAAGGTTAAGGATTATGGTTTAAGTTTAACCGAAAAATGGAACACAGATAACACCTTGTTCACCGAAGTATCTGTTCAAGATAAGTTGCTAGAAGGTTTAAAGTTGGCATTCGAAGCTACTTTCGCGCCACAATCAGG CAACAAAACTGGAAAATTTAAGGCTGCTTATGGTCACGAAAATGTGAAGGTAGACTCTGACGTGAATGTTGACCTTAATGGTCCACTCATCAATGCATCAGCTGTATTGGGTTATGAAGGTTGGTTGGCTGGTTACCAGACTGCTTTCGATACCCAAAACAATTCCTTGAAAACCAACAATTTTGCCTTGGGCTATGCTGCAAAGGACTTTGTGCTGCATACAGCTGT cAATGATGGCCAAGAGTTTACCGGTTCAATTTTCCAGAAATGTACTCCAAAACTTGATGTTGCCGTCCAATTATCCTGGACATCTGGTGGTAACAATACCAAGTTTGGTCTTGGTGGCAAATACCTTATTGACGATGACATTAGCGTTCGTGCGAAGGTGAACAACGCTAGCCAAGTTGGTTTGGGTTACCAACAACGAGTACGTGATGGTATCACAGTTAGTCTTTCCGCTTTGATTGATGGCAAAAACTTCAATGCTGGCGGTCACAAGATTGGTGTTGCTTTGGAGCTGGAAGCTTAA